One window of Cervus elaphus chromosome 2, mCerEla1.1, whole genome shotgun sequence genomic DNA carries:
- the LOC122706349 gene encoding olfactory receptor 148-like, whose product MRNHTELNEFILLGIPQTEGLETVLLVIFSFIYPLTLLGNLLILLAIVSSSTLHTPMYFFLGLLSIMDMLFPSVLCPKMLVCFSGQSRAISYKGCAVQLFFYHFLGSTEGCLYSVMAYDRFVAICHPLRYKLIMRPGVCVGLVVAAWLVGCLQATVLTSFTFQLPYCGPNRVDHFFCDIPAVLPLACADSSSVQGVASTSIGFLALMLWLSICASYTCIGIAILRIHSAEGRQKAFSTCSAHLIAILCAFGPIIIVYLHCTPNPLLDATVQLLNNTVSPMLNSLIYSLRNKEVKSSLKRICHNVVFTVLQ is encoded by the coding sequence ATGAGGAACCACACAGAGCTGAATGAGTTCATCCTACTGGGAATACCTCAGACAGAGGGACTGGAGACTGTGCTCCTTGTCATCTTCTCCTTCATTTACCCCTTGACTCTGCTAGGAAATTTGCTCATCCTTCTAGCAATTGTCTCCTCCTCGACCCTTCAcactcccatgtacttcttcTTGGGACTCCTGTCGATTATGGACATGCTGTTCCCCTCTGTACTCTGTCCCAAGATGCTAGTCTGTTTTTCTGGCCAGAGCCGAGCCATTTCTTATAAGGGATGTGCTGTTCAGCTCTTCTTCTATCATTTCCTGGGTTCTACGGAAGGCTGCCTCTATTCTGTGATGGCTTATGATCGTTTTGTTGCCATCTGTCACCCACTGAGGTATAAGCTCATCATGAGACCTGGAGTCTGTGTTGGTTTGGTCGTGGCAGCCTGGTTGGTGGGTTGTCTTCAGGCCACCGTCCTGACATCCTTTACCTTTCAGCTACCCTACTGTGGCCCCAATCGGGTggaccacttcttctgtgacattCCTGCTGTCCTACCCCTGGCTTGTGCtgacagctcctctgtccagggagtaGCTTCCACTAGTATTGGCTTTCTGGCTTTAATGCTTTGGTTGAGTATTTGTGCCTCCTACACATGCATTGGGATTGCCATTTTGAGGATCCATTCAGCCGAGGGCAGGCAGAAAGCTTTCTCTACCTGCAGTGCCCACCTCATTGCCATTCTCTGTGCCTTTGGACCTATAATCATTGTCTATCTGCATTGCACACCCAATCCCTTGCTAGACGCCACAGTGCAACTATTAAATAATACTGTCTCACCCATGCTGAACTCATTAATCTATTCCTTAAGGAACAAAGAGGTGAAAAGTTCCCTAAAAAGGATTTGCCACAATGTAGTATTTACTGTCCTGCAATAA